CGTGAAAAACTTTACCGCTCATTCCAAATGCGCAAAGACCTACTTTTACCAATTGCATAGATTTATTTTTTAACAAAGATATTTAAATTTAGAAACATCAGAATTGGAAAAATTAACTCATAAAATGATATGATAAATATCAGAAAATAATTTTTAATTATTCTAAACAACAATGTTACATTTGCGCATTATTTAAAACCTCTCTAAATAATCTAAATGAAAAAACAAATTATCTCTTTAGGCTTACTGGTTATTTCTGTTACAGTTAGTGCTCAACTAAAAAATGCAGAAGCTGATACGATTAGAATCGGAACCATCGAAGATGTGAATATCCGTAAGACAGGAAACCCTAACAAGGCAACCCCGATGTCTACAAAATCGAATCTTACCGTGATGGAAACTCCACAACCCATTGCAATCGTTACTCATGATATTATTGAGCAGCAACAGGCAAAACAACTTAGTGATGTTTTGCAAAATGTAAACGGAATGTACATTACCTCTTCAAGAGGAAATTCTCAGGATAGTTTCGGTGGACGTGGTTTCGCTCTTGGTAATGACAATATTTTTAAAAACGGATCAAGAGTTAATAGTGGTGTTTTCCCTGAAGTAAGCGGATTAGAGAGAATTGAGGTTTTAAAAGGAGCCAATGCAATGCTTTACGGAAATACGGCTGCAGGAGGTGTTATCAACATGATTACAAAAAAGCCTAGGTTTGATTTTGGTGGAAGTGTTGGTTTGAACGCAGGTAGCTGGAATTCTTACAAACCAACGGTTGATATTTATGGTCCTTTAACAAAAAATATTGCATTCAGAGTAAACGGAGCTTATGAATATGCTGAAAGTTTTAGAGATGTGGTACAGTCGGAGAAATACTATTTCAACCCTTCATTTTTATTTAATCTGAGCCCTAAATCTCAATTAATCGTTGAAGCTGATTATCTTAAAAATGATTTCACTCCGGATTTTGGAATTGGTGCTATTGAAAATAAAGACAAGAGCTATTCTTTGAATACAGGATTAGATAGAAGTGCATTTTTAGGAACAGATTGGCAATATCAAAATGTAGAACAGGTTTCTACCAATGTTACTTTTAATCATAAGTTTAATGATAATTGGTCGTTAAACTCTACGGCTTCTTATCAAAATTATACTAAGGATTATTTTTCTACAGAAAGAGTTCAGTGGGGTTATGCAACAGCAAGTCCGAACCGCCTTTCTTGGAACAGACCGTTGAACAGAACGTATAATGAACAAAACTATACTTCTGCACAGATAAACTTAAATGGAGAATTTAATACCGGAAAAATCAATCATAAAGTTTTAATCGGTACAGATGCTGATTACGGTGTTGCTGATTCTTATAGTTATTATAATCCTTTAAATAGAGCAGCTTACGGTACAAGCTATATTTATGGTACAAATGGAACTACAGGTCGTCTATATCTTGACGATCCTTCATCTTGGGCAAGCGGAACGATGCCAGAATCTCAAACGCTGGAAAAAAACCGTATTAATACGAGAAGAATTGGAATTTATGCTCAGGATTTTGTAAGTCTTTCGAAAGAATTTAAGGTGATTGCAG
Above is a genomic segment from Chryseobacterium mulctrae containing:
- a CDS encoding TonB-dependent siderophore receptor, which encodes MKKQIISLGLLVISVTVSAQLKNAEADTIRIGTIEDVNIRKTGNPNKATPMSTKSNLTVMETPQPIAIVTHDIIEQQQAKQLSDVLQNVNGMYITSSRGNSQDSFGGRGFALGNDNIFKNGSRVNSGVFPEVSGLERIEVLKGANAMLYGNTAAGGVINMITKKPRFDFGGSVGLNAGSWNSYKPTVDIYGPLTKNIAFRVNGAYEYAESFRDVVQSEKYYFNPSFLFNLSPKSQLIVEADYLKNDFTPDFGIGAIENKDKSYSLNTGLDRSAFLGTDWQYQNVEQVSTNVTFNHKFNDNWSLNSTASYQNYTKDYFSTERVQWGYATASPNRLSWNRPLNRTYNEQNYTSAQINLNGEFNTGKINHKVLIGTDADYGVADSYSYYNPLNRAAYGTSYIYGTNGTTGRLYLDDPSSWASGTMPESQTLEKNRINTRRIGIYAQDFVSLSKEFKVIAGLRWSYIENMPTINTKYKTVTGGLVNLNSTTTKGLVDNSASSDQAISPKVGFVYMPNDNLSAFATYTNSFVANVGKERNGEALTPTNIDQYEVGVKKNLWNNALAVNLTVYQILYKNYYQNALDNNGNAVDPTGLTKDFAGQMRSRGVELDITGNPTENLSIIGGISYNNSVYLDTPEMFGYVEDQRLVRTPATTANASVFYKFTKLVPGLRVGASVYYIGNRLAGWNDTKTGANSLAARNGVSRVFEIKDYTTVALSAGYEWKKFMIQAKVGNLFDVENYNVHENYSVNPITPRNFYFTLTYKL